Proteins encoded together in one uncultured Sphaerochaeta sp. window:
- a CDS encoding aspartate/glutamate racemase family protein: MKRVALIHTVRPVLGSFPELLENVVGQKLKIHNILDDFLASDPAEIGYFSLENRKRLFNDLQSCELTKPDVIVVTCSTLTPAVQLIRPFINVPIVAIDDAMTEKAVRIGKKIKVVATAMSTLEPTISKLNQEAAIAGTEIEVDAEDNEPAYTAMRSGDMETHNRLVLEMIKQVKGYDCIVLAQASMGHLQEEAEKLAGVPVLASPVLCCEKVKNILEGEV, from the coding sequence ATGAAACGTGTTGCACTTATCCATACGGTACGACCGGTATTGGGCAGTTTTCCAGAATTATTGGAAAACGTAGTAGGACAGAAGCTGAAGATTCATAACATTCTTGATGATTTTCTTGCTTCCGATCCTGCCGAGATTGGCTATTTCTCTTTGGAGAACCGAAAGCGGTTGTTCAATGATTTGCAATCCTGTGAACTGACCAAACCCGATGTTATTGTCGTTACCTGTTCAACACTCACCCCCGCAGTACAGCTCATTAGGCCATTTATCAATGTTCCTATTGTTGCCATTGATGATGCAATGACAGAGAAAGCTGTCCGCATCGGCAAGAAAATCAAGGTTGTCGCCACCGCCATGAGCACCCTTGAGCCCACCATCAGCAAACTCAACCAAGAGGCAGCAATCGCGGGAACCGAGATAGAGGTGGATGCTGAGGACAATGAACCAGCCTATACCGCTATGCGATCTGGGGACATGGAAACACATAACCGTCTGGTACTTGAGATGATCAAGCAGGTGAAAGGGTATGACTGTATCGTCCTTGCCCAAGCTTCCATGGGTCATCTGCAAGAAGAGGCAGAGAAGTTAGCAGGTGTACCTGTACTCGCAAGCCCAGTTCTTTGTTGCGAGAAGGTAAAGAACATTCTGGAAGGGGAAGTGTAA
- a CDS encoding aldo/keto reductase, with amino-acid sequence MKLGNTTMEVSSIALGTWAMGGGDSWGASDEAESIKTIHRALERGINFIDTAPAYGNGFSEELLGRALKGKRNECILATKCGLLWGPEDEGSVHKSRDGVVIRRNLNPSSIIEQVEKSLKRLETEHIDLLLTHWQSIPPYFTPIEETLQAMERLIEQGKIRSYGACNLTLEQLKEYQAYGNPSLIQERFSLLTRSKQALASYCAEQGITFQAYSPLERGLLTGKVDLDTKVVGTAKASVSWYDAEHRPQVLHMLDSLKEMAGSYGCAVGNLVIAWTRQAENTMNVLCGARKPEQIEENSQALSVVLSRDAWKAIDDLVKPLLT; translated from the coding sequence GTGAAACTGGGAAATACAACTATGGAAGTTTCTTCCATTGCACTAGGAACATGGGCAATGGGTGGTGGAGACAGCTGGGGAGCCAGTGATGAAGCAGAGAGTATCAAGACAATCCATCGTGCACTGGAGAGGGGCATCAACTTCATCGATACTGCACCTGCCTATGGGAATGGCTTCAGCGAAGAGCTTCTGGGAAGGGCTCTCAAGGGAAAGCGCAATGAGTGTATCCTAGCGACCAAATGCGGATTGCTTTGGGGACCAGAGGACGAGGGGTCGGTACACAAGAGTCGTGATGGAGTGGTTATCCGCCGCAATCTTAACCCAAGCAGCATTATTGAACAGGTTGAGAAGAGCTTGAAACGACTTGAGACCGAGCATATTGATCTTCTGTTAACCCACTGGCAGTCAATACCCCCATATTTTACTCCCATTGAGGAGACCCTCCAGGCAATGGAGCGTCTGATTGAACAAGGAAAGATACGGAGTTATGGCGCATGCAACCTTACCTTGGAACAATTGAAGGAGTACCAAGCCTATGGGAATCCTTCCTTGATCCAGGAACGGTTCAGCTTGCTTACACGTAGTAAACAGGCTCTTGCTTCCTACTGTGCTGAGCAGGGCATCACCTTCCAGGCATATAGTCCTCTTGAGCGGGGTTTGCTCACCGGGAAAGTCGATCTCGATACCAAGGTGGTGGGCACGGCGAAAGCTTCTGTATCTTGGTATGATGCAGAGCATCGCCCCCAGGTTCTCCATATGCTTGACTCCCTAAAAGAGATGGCAGGAAGCTATGGCTGCGCTGTAGGGAATCTTGTCATTGCTTGGACAAGACAGGCAGAAAACACAATGAATGTTCTCTGTGGCGCACGCAAACCTGAGCAGATCGAGGAGAACAGCCAGGCCTTGTCAGTAGTGCTCTCAAGGGATGCCTGGAAAGCAATTGATGACTTGGTTAAGCCTCTTTTGACATAG
- a CDS encoding tripartite tricarboxylate transporter substrate-binding protein codes for MRKIALVLALVLLVSMSVFANGTAEAADGAEKSFVPTRNVDWYVTSSPGGGSDIFTRTITDIATEEDLINGQNFVIQYKTDGAGEVGRLLVSNIKAGVQADHTLLTFNSGDLMPMVKNTSNRFQNFQPVAHMAVDKHLIFIGESSKYTSAEEIIEALNNGERLVLGGSKGDDIACHAALIKELGVTQDQLSYIAHDATSGAITAILGGHFDLLISKPAAASQYVEAGKLTPVLALSTSRFPGNLSGAPTLSELGYENVEVPNWRSVVAPKSMSAAAVTYWSNVMKQVNDTDAWQKGYIEKQKLVPDFMDTDTYRAYGMKFQADYLESIGKSE; via the coding sequence ATGAGAAAAATTGCTCTAGTATTGGCCCTGGTTTTGTTGGTAAGTATGTCCGTTTTCGCAAACGGAACTGCTGAAGCTGCAGATGGTGCAGAGAAGTCCTTCGTTCCTACCCGTAATGTTGACTGGTATGTGACCAGTTCCCCCGGTGGTGGTTCAGACATCTTCACCCGTACGATTACCGACATTGCTACTGAAGAGGATCTGATCAACGGACAGAATTTTGTTATTCAGTACAAGACCGATGGTGCTGGTGAAGTTGGTAGACTGCTTGTTTCCAACATCAAGGCTGGCGTCCAGGCTGACCACACCTTGTTGACCTTCAACAGCGGTGACTTGATGCCGATGGTTAAGAACACCAGCAATCGCTTCCAGAACTTCCAGCCTGTTGCTCACATGGCTGTAGACAAGCACCTGATCTTCATTGGTGAGTCCTCCAAGTACACCAGTGCAGAAGAGATCATTGAAGCTTTGAACAATGGTGAGAGATTGGTTCTTGGTGGTTCCAAGGGTGATGACATCGCTTGTCACGCTGCTCTTATCAAGGAACTTGGTGTTACCCAGGATCAGCTTTCCTACATTGCTCACGATGCAACCAGTGGTGCTATCACTGCAATTCTTGGTGGTCACTTCGACCTCTTAATCTCCAAGCCTGCAGCAGCTTCCCAGTATGTTGAAGCTGGTAAGCTTACCCCGGTTCTGGCTCTTTCCACCAGCCGTTTCCCTGGAAACCTCAGTGGTGCTCCGACCCTCAGCGAGCTCGGTTACGAGAACGTAGAGGTTCCCAACTGGAGATCTGTTGTTGCTCCTAAGAGCATGAGTGCTGCTGCAGTTACCTACTGGAGCAATGTCATGAAGCAGGTCAACGACACCGACGCTTGGCAGAAAGGCTACATCGAGAAGCAGAAGCTAGTTCCCGATTTCATGGACACCGATACCTACAGAGCGTATGGTATGAAGTTCCAGGCTGACTACCTTGAGTCAATCGGTAAGTCTGAGTAA
- a CDS encoding TIM barrel protein — translation MHTDIHAFCRLGIVVSMAYPSCSNSEQDYHESLKKLLIDPTFQVMEIGSLPFSSLYESVPAMIKSAHCDCTYSGHSLLFAKKLNINSLDEEERVQAVQTLKKGIDEAYAMGAEEFQFLSRGYEKGKEASYLDALIASTNELCAYAKSKGSMPVVLEVFDHTIDKKSLLGPSSLVKKYAEAVCPAYDNFGIMIDCSHIPMIGESIDEAVEPIKQYIKHVHVGNTLISDPNHPSFGDYHPRFGYPGSENDTEYLAAFLQKMKDIGYLTEGGKNILSFEVKPQAGEDADLVVTNAKRTLQDAWRRVQ, via the coding sequence ATGCATACAGATATCCATGCATTTTGTCGTCTTGGAATAGTGGTCTCCATGGCCTATCCCTCTTGTTCAAATAGTGAACAAGACTATCATGAATCTCTCAAGAAGCTTCTTATAGATCCCACCTTCCAGGTTATGGAGATTGGAAGTCTGCCATTCTCATCGTTGTATGAGTCGGTACCTGCCATGATCAAGAGTGCACATTGTGATTGTACCTATAGTGGACACTCCCTGCTCTTTGCGAAGAAGTTGAATATCAATAGCTTGGATGAAGAGGAGAGAGTGCAGGCAGTCCAGACTTTGAAGAAAGGAATTGATGAAGCGTATGCCATGGGTGCAGAGGAGTTCCAGTTCCTCTCCCGTGGGTATGAAAAAGGAAAAGAAGCTTCATATCTTGATGCGTTGATTGCCTCAACAAATGAACTATGTGCCTACGCAAAAAGCAAAGGTTCCATGCCGGTCGTGCTTGAGGTATTTGACCATACCATTGATAAGAAGTCACTGCTTGGCCCGTCTTCATTGGTCAAGAAGTATGCTGAGGCAGTCTGCCCTGCATATGATAATTTTGGCATCATGATCGATTGCTCCCATATCCCCATGATCGGGGAGAGTATTGATGAGGCCGTTGAGCCTATCAAGCAGTACATCAAACATGTGCATGTGGGGAATACCCTCATCAGTGATCCCAACCATCCTAGTTTTGGGGACTATCACCCACGGTTTGGCTATCCCGGTTCAGAGAACGACACAGAATACCTTGCTGCCTTCCTGCAGAAAATGAAGGATATAGGCTACCTCACTGAAGGTGGTAAGAATATCCTTTCCTTTGAGGTAAAACCCCAAGCAGGAGAGGATGCAGACTTGGTGGTAACAAATGCCAAGAGGACGCTTCAGGATGCGTGGAGGAGGGTACAGTGA
- a CDS encoding DUF362 domain-containing protein, translating into MNKEDIIITYGSDATSMTRALLQSIDIEGLLPDRNASIALKPNLVVAVTADSGATTHPEILISIIEFLQEKGYHNISIVESAWVGDSTKEGFRVNGYHQISKKYHVPLVDVKDDTYEKKTVEGITMEVSRTILDTDFLISLPVLKGHCQTAMTCALKNMKGCLSDRSKRLFHSLGLHRPIAALNAVRAADLVIVDSLNGDLDFEEGGNPVETNRMFACRDSVLCDSFGASLMGFELKDVPYIEMAEHLGVGTTDLEKANIIQLNEPSDEPVARPTGRANYLGRYTEPDSACSACYGNLIHALKRLDEVNRLKNIKQNIYIGQGYKGVNDPSKIGVGICTKGLGKSLPGCPPKAIDMIKFIKELNAE; encoded by the coding sequence ATGAATAAAGAAGACATCATCATTACCTATGGATCGGATGCAACCAGCATGACAAGAGCCTTGTTGCAATCCATCGATATCGAAGGGCTCCTTCCCGATAGAAACGCATCCATCGCTCTTAAGCCCAATCTTGTGGTTGCTGTTACCGCTGACAGTGGAGCAACCACCCACCCGGAGATCCTCATTTCCATTATCGAGTTTCTCCAGGAGAAGGGGTATCATAATATTTCAATAGTAGAGAGTGCCTGGGTGGGAGACTCCACCAAGGAAGGTTTCAGGGTCAATGGATACCATCAGATCAGCAAGAAATATCATGTTCCCTTGGTTGATGTGAAGGATGATACCTATGAGAAGAAAACCGTAGAGGGGATCACCATGGAGGTCAGCCGAACAATCCTCGATACTGATTTCCTGATCAGCCTACCTGTCCTGAAGGGACATTGCCAGACAGCAATGACTTGTGCACTGAAGAATATGAAGGGATGCCTATCCGATCGCAGCAAGCGGTTGTTCCACTCTCTTGGACTACACCGCCCCATCGCTGCGCTCAACGCAGTTCGAGCAGCAGACCTGGTCATTGTTGATAGTCTGAACGGCGATCTTGATTTCGAGGAAGGGGGAAACCCTGTTGAGACCAACCGGATGTTTGCCTGCCGAGACAGTGTTCTCTGTGACAGCTTCGGGGCCTCCCTTATGGGCTTTGAGCTCAAGGATGTTCCCTATATTGAGATGGCAGAACATTTGGGGGTCGGAACCACTGATCTCGAGAAAGCCAACATCATCCAGCTGAATGAACCAAGCGATGAGCCGGTTGCCCGCCCTACAGGAAGGGCAAACTACCTTGGTCGTTATACTGAACCAGATAGTGCCTGCTCTGCTTGTTATGGAAATCTGATCCATGCCCTTAAGCGTCTTGATGAGGTGAATCGTTTGAAAAACATCAAACAGAATATCTACATCGGACAAGGATACAAGGGTGTGAACGACCCTTCCAAGATTGGTGTTGGCATCTGTACCAAGGGTCTGGGGAAAAGCCTTCCCGGCTGTCCTCCCAAGGCAATTGATATGATCAAGTTCATCAAGGAACTGAATGCTGAATAA
- a CDS encoding tripartite tricarboxylate transporter permease: MENLEMLFMGFSVVLTFQNVMVTMLGAVLGLVVGAMPGIGSLAGVALLLPLTYKFNPTTAIIMLGALYYSNMYGGSFSAILLNIPGDSPAVMTALDGYPMATKRNRPGQALFTSNLSSFIGGFIGMIILTFMGPALAELGLKFGPAEMTSLLLVAMTSIGWLVGESPTKGVVLTLVGILLATMGMDTLTGSPRYDFGNMYLLGGIPFTPFVIGAVGFSQVLKLMAERNKKVDINLTQKLTIKGSMLTLHDVRRLVPPAIRSGFMGTFVGVLPGAGATTGAFLGYAAQKAFKSEEPLGSGAIEGIASCESANNAAAAGSFAPLLALGIPGSGTGAVLLGGLMMWGLNPGPLLFSSNPDFAWGLIASLFLANILTLFISLGVIPFLIKILTVPVRILIPIITVVCVVGGYSTSNSMYGVIIMFLSGLFGYILDRNGYGVAPMLLSFVLAPLLESNMRKAFIISNGGLGIFVDKPISAFLLLALLAIVMTPVVKFILRKAGIRKK; encoded by the coding sequence ATGGAAAATCTAGAAATGCTATTCATGGGCTTTTCAGTAGTCCTTACCTTTCAGAATGTTATGGTTACCATGCTTGGTGCTGTACTCGGCCTTGTGGTCGGTGCAATGCCTGGTATCGGTTCCCTCGCAGGGGTTGCCCTGTTGCTTCCCCTTACCTATAAGTTCAATCCAACCACCGCAATCATCATGCTTGGTGCACTCTATTATTCCAACATGTATGGTGGATCGTTCAGCGCAATCCTCCTGAACATCCCTGGAGACTCTCCTGCTGTCATGACCGCCCTTGATGGGTATCCGATGGCAACCAAGCGTAATAGGCCTGGTCAGGCACTGTTCACTTCCAATCTTTCCTCCTTTATCGGTGGTTTCATTGGTATGATCATCCTTACCTTTATGGGACCTGCTCTTGCAGAGCTCGGACTCAAATTTGGTCCTGCTGAGATGACTTCTCTCTTGTTGGTTGCGATGACTTCCATCGGCTGGCTGGTAGGGGAAAGTCCGACCAAGGGCGTTGTTTTGACCTTGGTTGGTATCCTGCTGGCAACAATGGGTATGGATACGCTTACAGGAAGCCCCCGTTACGACTTCGGCAACATGTATCTGCTAGGGGGCATTCCTTTTACACCGTTCGTCATTGGAGCGGTCGGTTTCAGCCAGGTGCTCAAATTGATGGCGGAGCGAAACAAGAAGGTTGATATCAATCTTACACAGAAGCTGACGATCAAGGGCTCTATGTTGACCCTCCATGATGTACGTCGCCTTGTTCCTCCTGCTATCCGTAGCGGTTTCATGGGAACCTTTGTTGGAGTACTTCCAGGAGCTGGTGCGACAACCGGAGCATTCCTTGGCTATGCAGCACAGAAAGCCTTCAAGAGCGAAGAGCCGCTTGGCAGCGGAGCCATCGAGGGAATCGCTAGCTGTGAGTCAGCAAACAACGCCGCCGCCGCTGGGTCCTTTGCTCCCTTGCTTGCCTTGGGTATCCCCGGTAGTGGTACCGGTGCAGTCTTGCTTGGTGGATTGATGATGTGGGGTCTGAATCCTGGACCACTGCTTTTCTCCAGCAACCCAGACTTTGCATGGGGCTTGATTGCAAGCTTGTTCCTCGCAAACATACTCACCCTGTTCATTTCCCTTGGGGTCATCCCTTTCCTGATCAAGATCCTCACCGTCCCGGTACGGATTCTGATCCCGATCATCACTGTTGTCTGTGTGGTTGGTGGCTACAGTACCAGTAACTCCATGTATGGCGTGATCATCATGTTCCTCTCTGGGTTGTTCGGGTACATCCTTGACCGCAATGGCTATGGAGTTGCTCCTATGTTGCTGTCTTTCGTCCTGGCTCCACTGCTTGAATCGAACATGCGTAAGGCCTTTATCATCAGCAATGGTGGTTTGGGAATCTTCGTTGACAAGCCGATTTCTGCCTTCCTGTTGTTGGCGCTCTTGGCAATCGTAATGACTCCTGTGGTGAAGTTCATTCTTCGCAAGGCTGGCATTCGAAAGAAATAA
- a CDS encoding tripartite tricarboxylate transporter TctB family protein, which produces MQLKKVTSQMVIPVITAVIAALFIYLGITKYGFWHELRGPLPGFFPTLIGFALLALSFIAFLGSFKEEKTTYPIESWFPALGVIAIMLATLVIGMIPSLALFVILWLKWYEKYSWKTTLIGLAVIMAIVIGAFVMWLGVPFPKGIIYNWIAY; this is translated from the coding sequence ATGCAATTGAAAAAGGTTACGAGTCAGATGGTGATTCCTGTAATCACAGCAGTGATAGCTGCTCTTTTCATCTATCTCGGGATCACCAAGTACGGCTTTTGGCATGAGCTCAGGGGTCCGCTTCCAGGTTTTTTCCCCACTCTTATTGGATTTGCTTTGCTAGCTTTGAGCTTCATTGCATTCCTGGGCTCTTTCAAGGAAGAGAAGACGACCTATCCGATTGAGAGCTGGTTTCCTGCTCTTGGCGTGATCGCCATCATGCTTGCCACTCTGGTTATTGGAATGATCCCCAGCCTTGCCCTCTTTGTCATTCTTTGGCTCAAGTGGTACGAAAAGTATAGTTGGAAGACAACCCTCATCGGGTTGGCTGTCATCATGGCCATTGTAATCGGAGCCTTCGTCATGTGGCTCGGAGTTCCCTTCCCGAAGGGAATCATCTACAACTGGATCGCGTACTGA
- a CDS encoding GntR family transcriptional regulator, translating into MPKCIQNSLSDQVYTMLKDQILSGQLKGGMKIPEESLAEQFGVSRTPIREAIRRLAEYGLVTIKPRSHAVVSIISPQEADDIAKVRVSLEQLAIDSIDEDSYAENVKELSRYAADCQYAMGIGDRATVFEQDSLFHLALIKASRNSALISICERLDAKIQQLRIAQNLPEDELSYYLGQHAQMMSFLKNGEKEACKHMLYEHITHDLTSHLGKDNA; encoded by the coding sequence ATGCCTAAATGTATACAAAACAGTCTTTCTGACCAAGTCTATACCATGCTCAAGGACCAGATTCTCTCTGGCCAGCTCAAGGGTGGGATGAAAATCCCGGAAGAGTCCCTTGCAGAACAGTTTGGAGTCTCCAGGACTCCAATCAGGGAAGCTATCAGACGCTTGGCGGAGTATGGACTTGTAACCATCAAGCCCAGGAGCCATGCTGTGGTTTCAATCATCTCTCCCCAGGAAGCAGATGATATTGCAAAGGTTCGTGTCTCTCTGGAGCAACTTGCCATCGATTCGATCGATGAGGATTCATACGCGGAAAATGTAAAGGAACTCTCCCGTTATGCAGCCGACTGCCAGTATGCAATGGGAATCGGGGACAGGGCTACCGTTTTTGAGCAGGACAGCCTATTCCATCTTGCATTGATCAAAGCAAGCAGGAACAGTGCCCTGATCAGCATCTGTGAGAGGCTGGATGCAAAGATCCAGCAACTCAGGATTGCGCAGAATCTCCCTGAGGATGAACTCTCCTACTATCTTGGCCAGCATGCCCAGATGATGAGCTTTCTGAAAAACGGAGAGAAGGAAGCATGCAAGCACATGCTCTATGAACACATCACCCACGACCTAACCAGCCATCTAGGAAAGGACAACGCATGA
- a CDS encoding sigma 54-interacting transcriptional regulator, with the protein MIKILIVVPYQELQEAFDQVIQSYDLDTIEVRTTHIYGSDPQKIVPLAADIIVARGITAQAIAHQKPSVHVVPIALSSADLLSALAKAKKKNSNAHIGVVTNEQLCDQELISTLVGQPVTIFQVTDEKDVEIGLEHLARKGCTIFVGGLTMCRLCEEQQFVHVHVKSGYQAVVHAVAEAVAAARSLERAQTRGNLLGTLLNNAAYALLAINSSATIIAANRQAEQLFGTTSLLGKQLMEVYQSGKWDLALKAGKKEILVPIAGKQFLVTQQPISMDEETSGFLFTFQNTEAIQQTEHMIRTELSRKGLVAKYTFSNIVTQNAQMIALVEKARRFSQVPGAVLLLGETGTGKELFAQSIHNASPRASQPFVAVNCAALPEQLLESELFGYSEGAFTGASKGGKPGLFELAHKGTIFLDEIAEMPIVVQAKLLRVLQEREVRRVGADMVVPVDVRVISAANSNILQKVQDGSFRLDLFYRISLLSLMLIPLRDRPEDIGVLFSHFVTQYCERHGLNGININTDALEVLEQFYWPGNIRELRNAAERLAILHTSDQVGFREIEQLDIGSTGLYLDTKETQKPKPKKKKRSDHELYDQFLSSGLTREEFAKEVGISRTTLWRKFSRFETT; encoded by the coding sequence ATGATCTGGATACGATTGAAGTGCGTACCACCCATATCTATGGAAGCGATCCCCAAAAGATTGTACCTCTTGCTGCTGATATCATTGTAGCCCGTGGAATAACTGCTCAGGCAATCGCTCACCAAAAACCGTCGGTGCATGTTGTGCCCATTGCACTCAGTAGCGCGGATTTACTCAGTGCATTAGCCAAGGCCAAAAAAAAGAACAGCAATGCCCATATCGGGGTAGTCACGAATGAACAGCTTTGTGATCAGGAGTTGATCAGCACCTTGGTCGGGCAGCCTGTAACCATCTTCCAGGTAACCGATGAGAAAGACGTGGAGATCGGACTGGAGCATCTTGCGAGGAAGGGGTGCACCATCTTTGTGGGTGGCCTTACGATGTGTCGCCTATGTGAGGAGCAACAGTTTGTGCATGTGCATGTAAAAAGTGGATATCAGGCAGTTGTCCATGCAGTGGCGGAGGCCGTTGCAGCCGCTCGCTCTCTGGAGCGGGCTCAAACAAGGGGAAATCTGTTAGGGACACTGCTCAACAATGCCGCATATGCACTGCTTGCGATCAACAGCAGTGCAACCATCATTGCCGCCAACCGACAAGCAGAACAACTCTTTGGTACTACGTCACTGTTGGGAAAGCAGTTGATGGAAGTATATCAATCGGGGAAGTGGGATCTTGCCTTGAAGGCAGGGAAGAAAGAGATACTCGTACCGATTGCAGGCAAGCAGTTCTTAGTGACCCAGCAACCGATCAGCATGGATGAAGAGACATCCGGCTTCCTCTTCACGTTCCAGAATACAGAGGCGATTCAGCAGACAGAGCATATGATCAGGACAGAGTTGAGCAGAAAGGGCTTGGTCGCCAAGTACACCTTCTCCAATATTGTGACACAGAATGCCCAGATGATCGCTCTGGTGGAGAAAGCCAGAAGGTTCAGCCAGGTCCCAGGTGCCGTACTTCTGCTCGGTGAGACGGGAACTGGAAAGGAGTTGTTTGCCCAGAGCATACACAATGCATCGCCCCGTGCCTCGCAACCCTTTGTTGCAGTGAACTGTGCAGCACTTCCCGAACAACTGCTGGAGAGTGAGTTGTTTGGATACTCCGAGGGAGCCTTCACAGGTGCAAGCAAGGGAGGGAAGCCTGGGTTGTTTGAGCTGGCTCATAAGGGCACCATTTTCCTCGATGAAATTGCAGAGATGCCGATAGTCGTGCAGGCGAAACTGCTTCGTGTCCTTCAGGAGCGTGAGGTTCGCCGAGTAGGGGCTGATATGGTTGTCCCTGTAGATGTGAGAGTCATCAGTGCTGCAAACAGCAATATCCTGCAGAAAGTACAGGATGGTTCGTTCCGTCTTGATCTGTTCTACCGTATTAGTCTGTTGAGCCTGATGTTGATTCCTTTACGAGATCGTCCTGAGGATATCGGGGTGTTGTTCTCTCATTTTGTCACGCAATACTGCGAGCGGCATGGACTGAACGGGATCAACATCAATACAGACGCACTTGAAGTGCTTGAACAGTTCTACTGGCCCGGGAACATTCGTGAGTTGCGGAATGCAGCAGAACGTCTTGCAATTCTCCATACCTCCGACCAGGTTGGTTTTCGCGAGATAGAGCAACTCGATATCGGGTCCACCGGCTTGTACCTTGATACCAAGGAAACACAAAAGCCAAAGCCAAAAAAGAAAAAACGCTCCGATCACGAGCTGTATGATCAGTTCCTCTCCAGTGGTTTGACTCGTGAGGAATTCGCCAAGGAGGTCGGTATAAGCAGGACGACGCTCTGGAGGAAGTTCTCCCGATTTGAAACAACGTAA
- a CDS encoding 4-hydroxythreonine-4-phosphate dehydrogenase PdxA yields MNDKPVLGLLIGDGAGVGPEIIAKLAVGKFFEQYCKPVVIGDVRILERAFSVIGSSVPLQMIDNVDEADWSKGLPILDQKDQDPEVVKFGTLTTEAGKANLHALELGVSLYKEKKIEGFCFAPFHKAGLKQAGSKVESEHHLLAQLFNHTEPFGEINVLGDLWTTRTTSHIPISEVSKNLTVESLMRAVRLANASLKNSGITKPRLALAALNPHAGENGLCGREEIDVIIPAIEKAREMGIDATGPYPSDITFIKAFRGDFDGVVTMYHDQGQIALKLRGFDEGITIAGGLPAPIVTCAHGTAYDIAGTGVVKTSAFENAVKMASRMANHLRQQA; encoded by the coding sequence ATGAACGATAAACCTGTATTGGGACTTTTAATCGGAGACGGAGCCGGAGTCGGACCAGAGATCATCGCCAAGCTGGCTGTTGGTAAATTTTTTGAACAGTATTGTAAACCAGTGGTTATTGGTGATGTACGTATACTCGAGCGTGCCTTCTCGGTAATTGGTTCCTCTGTTCCCTTGCAGATGATAGACAATGTGGATGAAGCTGACTGGAGCAAGGGCCTCCCAATCCTTGACCAGAAAGATCAGGACCCTGAAGTTGTGAAGTTTGGTACCCTGACCACTGAGGCAGGCAAGGCAAACCTTCATGCCCTGGAGCTTGGTGTTTCCTTGTATAAAGAGAAGAAGATTGAAGGTTTCTGCTTCGCTCCTTTCCATAAAGCAGGACTCAAGCAGGCAGGAAGCAAGGTGGAGAGTGAACACCACTTGCTCGCCCAGTTGTTCAATCACACAGAACCTTTCGGGGAGATCAATGTGTTGGGTGACCTCTGGACTACCCGAACCACCAGTCATATTCCCATCAGCGAGGTGAGCAAGAACTTGACGGTAGAGAGTCTCATGCGTGCAGTACGCCTTGCCAACGCATCCTTGAAGAACAGCGGAATCACAAAGCCACGTCTTGCTCTTGCTGCACTGAATCCCCACGCTGGAGAGAATGGCCTCTGTGGTCGTGAAGAGATTGATGTAATCATCCCAGCTATTGAGAAAGCAAGAGAGATGGGAATTGATGCAACAGGGCCATATCCAAGTGACATCACCTTCATCAAGGCCTTCCGTGGTGATTTTGACGGGGTAGTGACCATGTACCATGACCAGGGACAGATTGCCCTGAAACTCAGGGGATTTGATGAAGGCATCACCATTGCCGGTGGCCTTCCCGCTCCTATTGTTACCTGTGCACATGGTACGGCTTATGATATCGCCGGAACCGGTGTTGTGAAAACCAGCGCTTTTGAGAATGCAGTGAAGATGGCCTCCCGTATGGCCAACCACCTGCGTCAGCAAGCGTAA